A window of the Polaribacter batillariae genome harbors these coding sequences:
- a CDS encoding T9SS type A sorting domain-containing protein has translation MITVKKTENKIDVSTLSNGVYFIKFNINNTIYSSKFIKK, from the coding sequence ATAATCACTGTAAAAAAAACTGAAAATAAGATAGATGTTTCTACTCTAAGTAATGGAGTATATTTTATAAAATTCAATATAAATAACACTATTTATAGTTCTAAATTCATCAAAAAATAA